In Apilactobacillus bombintestini, one genomic interval encodes:
- a CDS encoding alpha/beta hydrolase, whose product MHTKRRKITIGIVLLIELIALFTTTAWIFRGRVLNNVHVDKTRTATIFIPGYGGNAVSTDDFINQFNDHGIAKRALRIHISAHGKVTTMKKYVHKIKKNNPLVQLIFENNTDPDKEADQMKNVMSYLYKKYHIKKVNFLGHSSGGAIAYEYMVKHPHQKNAPKVNKFVSIANDYDPNDKRVKNLPRNLKILNIAGEIYNVGTDGEEAVDIVKPMGKLVRPYVKEYKFFLYQAGPISAEHSMLHENPTLDKTIAEFLFRNKA is encoded by the coding sequence ATGCACACTAAACGCAGAAAAATTACCATTGGAATAGTTCTATTAATTGAGCTAATTGCCCTATTCACCACTACTGCTTGGATTTTTAGAGGTCGAGTTTTAAATAATGTCCACGTCGATAAAACTAGAACTGCCACTATTTTTATTCCAGGTTACGGTGGTAACGCAGTTTCTACCGACGACTTTATTAATCAATTTAATGACCACGGTATTGCTAAACGTGCGCTTCGTATCCATATTTCTGCTCATGGTAAAGTTACTACCATGAAAAAATATGTACACAAAATTAAGAAAAACAATCCGTTAGTACAATTAATTTTTGAAAATAACACTGATCCAGATAAAGAAGCTGATCAAATGAAGAATGTAATGTCTTATTTATACAAGAAATACCACATTAAAAAGGTTAACTTCTTAGGTCATTCATCTGGTGGTGCTATTGCCTATGAATACATGGTAAAGCATCCTCATCAAAAGAATGCGCCTAAAGTTAACAAATTTGTAAGTATCGCTAATGATTATGATCCAAACGATAAACGAGTAAAGAACTTACCTCGTAATCTAAAGATTCTAAACATTGCTGGAGAAATTTATAACGTAGGTACTGACGGTGAAGAAGCTGTTGACATCGTTAAACCTATGGGTAAATTGGTCCGTCCATACGTTAAAGAATACAAATTCTTCTTATACCAAGCCGGTCCTATTTCTGCCGAACATTCTATGTTACACGAAAACCCAACTCTAGATAAAACTATCGCTGAATTCTTATTCAGAAACAAAGCGTAA
- a CDS encoding GMP reductase, producing the protein MRTFDYHNVQLLPEKCIIKSRSETDVSVKFGPKTFRLPVIPANMETVIDENLAVWMAEHDYFYIMHRFYPEKRLQFVQNMHDKGLFASISVGIKDTEYKFIDQLKLHHAIPEYITIDVAHGHSDYVIKMIKYIKNKIPTTFLIVGNLGTPDAVREIENAGADATKIGIGPGKACITKYKTGFGTGGWQLSALKWCSKAATKPMIADGGIRNNGDLAKSIRFGATMMMIGSVFAGHVESPGKIVEKNGKKYKQYWGSASSKQKGTHHNVEGRQLLVPFKGSINDTLLEMKEDLQSSISYAGGKDLRALRKVNYVLLDSIDE; encoded by the coding sequence ATGAGAACTTTTGATTACCACAATGTTCAATTGCTACCTGAAAAATGCATTATTAAGAGTCGTAGTGAAACAGATGTTTCCGTTAAGTTCGGACCTAAAACCTTTCGTTTGCCAGTTATTCCGGCGAACATGGAAACTGTTATAGATGAAAATTTAGCTGTATGGATGGCAGAACATGATTATTTTTATATTATGCATAGATTCTATCCAGAGAAACGCCTGCAATTTGTGCAAAATATGCATGACAAAGGACTTTTTGCTTCGATTAGTGTAGGTATCAAGGACACTGAATATAAGTTCATTGACCAATTAAAATTGCATCATGCGATACCAGAATATATCACTATTGATGTGGCGCATGGCCATTCCGATTACGTTATTAAAATGATCAAGTATATTAAAAATAAAATACCCACTACTTTTTTAATTGTGGGAAATTTAGGTACACCAGATGCGGTTAGAGAAATAGAAAATGCTGGTGCTGATGCTACTAAAATTGGTATTGGACCCGGCAAAGCGTGCATTACTAAATATAAAACGGGCTTTGGAACCGGTGGTTGGCAACTTTCAGCACTTAAATGGTGTTCTAAAGCTGCTACTAAACCTATGATTGCCGATGGTGGAATTCGTAATAATGGGGATTTGGCTAAATCTATTCGCTTCGGAGCAACTATGATGATGATTGGTTCAGTATTTGCTGGTCATGTAGAATCGCCAGGGAAAATTGTAGAAAAAAACGGTAAGAAATATAAGCAATACTGGGGTTCTGCATCTAGTAAACAAAAGGGGACCCATCATAACGTAGAAGGCCGTCAATTGTTAGTTCCCTTCAAAGGAAGCATTAATGATACTTTGCTAGAAATGAAAGAAGACTTACAATCCTCCATTTCATATGCAGGGGGTAAAGATTTACGAGCATTACGTAAAGTTAACTACGTATTATTAGATAGCATCGACGAATAA
- a CDS encoding nucleoside hydrolase produces the protein MAKQKIILDVDTGVDDAMAIAYAVAAPNADLIGVVNSYGNVLVNQAAKNSLEILDMLGATDVPVFEGQPHSLESNTFEVMEVSEHIHGKNGIGNVELPASSRQVQEQSGVDFMIEAAHKYGKNLTIIPTGPLTNLALALRKDPEIADLIGNVTLMGGALTVPGNVTDAAEANINQDATAANEVFRSKLHDTMVGLDVTLRTLLTKNETKKWRDLGTVAGEKFADIVDYYIDIYAELYPALGGCSLHDPLAVGVACDPSFVQTLDIDLLVHTDEHNYGRTTGDKDHLDDPHPTASAAIQVDEKRYLKTFMEYLNYLFANNK, from the coding sequence ATGGCAAAACAAAAGATTATTTTAGATGTAGATACAGGTGTCGATGACGCAATGGCCATCGCCTACGCGGTAGCCGCACCTAACGCAGATTTGATTGGGGTTGTTAACTCCTACGGTAACGTGTTAGTTAACCAAGCTGCTAAGAATTCACTAGAAATTCTAGACATGCTAGGTGCTACTGATGTACCCGTTTTCGAAGGACAACCCCATTCATTAGAAAGTAACACCTTCGAAGTTATGGAAGTTTCTGAACATATCCATGGTAAAAATGGTATCGGAAACGTAGAACTTCCTGCTTCTAGTCGTCAAGTTCAAGAACAATCCGGTGTCGACTTCATGATTGAAGCAGCACATAAGTACGGTAAGAATTTAACTATTATTCCTACCGGTCCACTTACCAACCTAGCTTTAGCATTGCGCAAAGATCCCGAAATTGCGGATTTAATTGGTAATGTTACTTTAATGGGTGGCGCCCTAACCGTTCCTGGTAACGTTACTGACGCTGCCGAAGCTAATATTAACCAAGATGCTACTGCTGCTAACGAAGTATTCCGCAGCAAATTGCACGACACTATGGTTGGTTTAGATGTTACTTTAAGAACTTTACTAACTAAAAACGAGACTAAGAAATGGCGTGATTTAGGCACCGTAGCCGGTGAAAAATTCGCTGATATTGTAGATTACTACATTGATATTTACGCTGAACTATATCCTGCTTTAGGCGGTTGTTCACTACACGACCCATTAGCTGTCGGAGTTGCTTGTGACCCTAGTTTTGTACAAACTCTAGATATTGACTTACTAGTTCACACCGACGAACACAACTACGGTCGTACTACCGGTGATAAAGATCATCTAGATGACCCACATCCAACTGCTAGCGCTGCTATCCAAGTTGATGAAAAACGTTATCTAAAGACCTTTATGGAATACTTAAACTACTTATTCGCTAACAACAAATAA
- a CDS encoding NAD(P)/FAD-dependent oxidoreductase, translated as MSNNIYDITIIGGGPIGMFAGMYAGLRNAKFQIIESLSELGGQVNALYPEKTLLDIPAYPRLTGRQLVDNLHQQLDNMDGDIKLNQTVINVEKENHLFKITTNQEITETKSIIIAVGNGAFTPRKLNADGTDEFEGDQLVYTAKNLDDFKDKNVLVAGGGDSAIDQALMLEDVAKQVYLLHRRNEFRGLEHMVDLLKKSSVKLVTPYLIKKLSVANDNQVRVHAKKMRTDDEFIDLDVDKILVNYGFISNNKDMQGWDLDLDEDHHATKVGPTLETNMHNVYAVGDQAKYDGKQTIIATGFGEVPIVINAIMNDLYPDNHAPIHSTQLS; from the coding sequence ATGTCAAATAATATTTATGATATTACTATTATCGGAGGTGGCCCTATCGGTATGTTTGCCGGTATGTATGCGGGTCTCCGTAATGCTAAATTTCAAATTATTGAAAGCCTATCTGAATTAGGTGGACAAGTTAATGCTTTATATCCAGAAAAAACTTTACTAGATATTCCAGCATATCCACGTCTAACTGGTAGACAATTAGTGGATAATCTACATCAACAATTAGATAACATGGATGGTGATATTAAATTAAACCAAACCGTTATTAATGTAGAAAAAGAAAACCACCTTTTTAAGATTACCACAAATCAAGAAATAACTGAAACTAAATCTATCATTATTGCGGTTGGAAATGGTGCTTTTACTCCTAGAAAATTAAATGCGGATGGTACTGATGAATTCGAAGGGGACCAATTAGTTTACACCGCCAAGAATTTGGACGATTTCAAAGATAAAAACGTACTAGTTGCTGGAGGTGGCGATTCTGCCATTGACCAAGCTTTAATGCTAGAGGATGTGGCTAAACAAGTTTATCTATTACACCGTCGTAATGAATTTAGAGGACTAGAACATATGGTAGATTTATTAAAGAAATCTTCTGTAAAATTAGTTACTCCATACTTGATTAAAAAACTATCTGTTGCTAATGATAACCAAGTTCGTGTACACGCTAAGAAAATGCGTACTGATGATGAGTTCATCGACTTAGACGTAGATAAAATCTTAGTTAATTACGGATTCATTTCCAATAATAAAGATATGCAAGGTTGGGATTTAGATTTAGACGAAGACCATCATGCTACTAAGGTAGGACCTACTTTAGAAACTAACATGCATAATGTATATGCAGTAGGTGATCAAGCTAAATATGATGGTAAACAAACAATCATTGCTACTGGTTTCGGTGAAGTACCTATTGTAATTAACGCCATTATGAATGACTTGTATCCAGATAACCACGCACCTATTCACAGTACCCAACTATCTTAA
- a CDS encoding LTA synthase family protein, with protein MNYIRAKISTRYGFFFLLVALFWLKTIYAYFTDFSLGLANPFEYFVAFFNPIATTVLLFGLAMYIKSSRLFYPIILLIDGLNTLLLYLNVIYYREFTDFMTVSTMTGYSKVNQGLSGSSLALTMPHDVFYWLDIVLILILLLVRFIRIDNKKVGFKAAFTLTSVAILIFLADLSFGEMARPQLLTRTFDRTYIVKYLGLDTFTAYDGIKQQHNNDLRAMATKSEMNDVLKYVHKHYAAPNDKLFGTEKGKNVIVIHLESFQQFLIDKKVNGKEVTPFLNSLYHSKSTYSFSNFFHQVGQGKTSDAENMLETSTFGLPQGSLFTQFGSDNVFQAAPSILKQRQNYTSAVFHGNVASFWNRNNVYKNIGYQYFFDASYYNTAGSNSMGYGLKDKLLFKDSVKYLERLQQPFYVKYITLTNHFPYTIDSQDSNFKTSNTGDSKVDNYFKTAHYLDQSLREFYNYLQASGLLKKSIIMLYGDHYGISNSENVNLAKELGKNPDDWNDFDNAQLQRVPLMFNIPGMKHGYIDKTYGGEIDVLPTLLHLLGINTNKYVQFGTDLFSKDHDTVVAFRNRDWVSTKYTSVGGTIYSNRTGKVIHPSPHQRRIFNEMQAKVNTELSYSDELNEQNLLRFYTPSGFTPVNPQEYDYQNGFQKELAKETELGNKSNSLFDKKNQKTTQGLYHTDAPEVNNKTIKKTK; from the coding sequence ATAAATTATATTCGCGCTAAAATTTCTACTAGATACGGATTTTTCTTCCTATTAGTAGCTTTATTTTGGCTAAAAACTATCTATGCATATTTCACCGACTTTTCACTTGGTTTGGCCAATCCCTTCGAATACTTTGTAGCATTCTTTAATCCGATTGCCACCACCGTGTTGTTATTCGGTCTAGCTATGTATATTAAATCGAGTCGATTATTTTATCCCATCATCTTATTAATTGATGGTTTAAATACTTTGTTACTATATTTAAACGTTATTTATTATCGTGAGTTCACCGACTTTATGACCGTCAGCACTATGACTGGTTATTCTAAGGTTAATCAAGGTCTTAGCGGTTCCTCTTTAGCATTAACTATGCCTCATGATGTGTTCTACTGGTTAGATATCGTTTTAATCTTAATTTTATTATTGGTTCGTTTTATTCGTATTGATAATAAAAAAGTGGGCTTTAAAGCTGCTTTCACTTTAACATCTGTCGCTATTCTAATCTTTTTAGCTGACCTATCTTTTGGTGAAATGGCTCGTCCACAATTATTAACTAGAACTTTTGATCGTACTTACATCGTTAAATACTTAGGTTTAGATACTTTTACCGCTTATGACGGTATTAAACAACAACATAATAATGACTTACGAGCTATGGCTACTAAGTCGGAAATGAATGATGTTTTAAAATACGTTCATAAACATTATGCCGCTCCTAATGATAAATTGTTTGGCACGGAAAAAGGCAAAAACGTTATCGTTATTCACTTGGAAAGTTTCCAACAATTCTTAATTGATAAGAAAGTCAACGGAAAGGAAGTTACTCCATTTTTAAATAGTCTCTACCATAGTAAGTCTACTTACTCCTTTAGTAACTTCTTTCACCAAGTAGGTCAAGGTAAGACTTCTGATGCTGAAAACATGCTGGAAACTAGTACGTTTGGACTACCTCAGGGTTCTTTATTTACCCAATTTGGTAGTGATAATGTCTTTCAAGCTGCTCCATCCATTCTAAAACAAAGACAAAACTATACTAGTGCCGTTTTCCACGGAAATGTAGCTAGTTTTTGGAATCGTAACAATGTATACAAAAACATTGGTTACCAATACTTCTTCGATGCTAGTTACTATAACACCGCTGGCAGTAACTCCATGGGTTATGGTCTAAAGGATAAATTATTATTTAAAGATTCTGTAAAATATCTTGAAAGATTACAACAACCTTTCTATGTTAAATACATTACTTTAACTAACCATTTCCCATATACTATTGATAGTCAAGATTCTAACTTCAAGACTTCTAATACTGGTGACAGCAAGGTAGATAACTACTTCAAGACTGCTCATTATCTAGATCAATCATTACGTGAGTTCTACAACTACTTACAGGCTTCCGGTCTATTAAAGAAGTCCATTATCATGCTATATGGTGACCACTACGGAATTTCTAATTCCGAAAACGTCAACCTAGCTAAAGAATTAGGTAAGAATCCAGATGATTGGAACGACTTCGATAATGCACAATTGCAACGAGTTCCATTAATGTTTAACATCCCCGGTATGAAACATGGTTACATCGATAAAACATATGGTGGAGAAATCGATGTTTTACCTACCCTACTTCACTTACTAGGTATTAATACTAATAAATATGTACAATTTGGAACCGACTTATTCTCCAAGGATCATGATACTGTCGTAGCCTTTAGAAATCGCGATTGGGTAAGCACAAAATACACTTCCGTCGGCGGAACTATTTATAGTAATCGTACTGGTAAAGTAATTCATCCTAGCCCTCATCAACGTCGTATTTTCAACGAGATGCAAGCTAAGGTAAATACCGAATTATCTTACTCTGATGAGTTAAACGAACAAAACTTGCTTCGTTTCTACACGCCTAGCGGTTTCACTCCGGTAAACCCACAAGAGTATGACTACCAAAACGGTTTCCAAAAAGAATTAGCTAAAGAAACTGAACTAGGTAATAAATCTAATAGTTTATTCGATAAAAAGAACCAAAAAACTACACAAGGTCTTTACCATACCGATGCTCCTGAAGTGAATAACAAAACTATTAAAAAAACTAAATAG
- a CDS encoding HAD family hydrolase yields the protein MIKMIALDLDNTLLNSSKRISAKNQKILHELHQRQIKVVVCTGRPINAVWPYIDQLGLIEPNDYTITFNGGMVIRNRDRQVLSKTGLKLADFDPIHDYAGKHDLPLDILDFKQVYELTDLGKSSYQEVLNAPLQFVDKDFSDLSDQEYSKAIMSESVQRLDQARTDFPTSITDKYKIVRSQPQIMEFLPKQMSKAYGLNILLKHFDLDFSNLMAFGDAENDLEMLQEAQVGVAMENASAAIKKAADATTLDNDSDGVAAYLIKYFAL from the coding sequence ATGATTAAAATGATTGCGTTAGATTTGGATAACACATTGCTAAATTCATCCAAACGGATAAGTGCTAAAAACCAAAAAATCCTACATGAGCTACATCAAAGACAAATTAAGGTAGTTGTCTGTACCGGACGTCCCATTAATGCTGTGTGGCCATATATTGACCAACTAGGTCTAATTGAACCTAATGATTATACCATTACTTTCAATGGTGGGATGGTAATTCGCAACCGTGATCGTCAGGTATTGTCCAAAACCGGCTTAAAGTTAGCTGATTTTGACCCAATTCATGATTATGCAGGCAAGCATGATTTACCTTTAGATATTTTAGATTTTAAACAAGTTTATGAATTAACCGATTTAGGCAAATCTAGTTATCAAGAAGTTTTGAATGCACCTTTGCAATTCGTCGATAAAGATTTTTCAGATTTATCTGATCAAGAATACAGTAAGGCTATCATGTCCGAATCTGTGCAACGCCTAGACCAAGCTAGAACGGACTTTCCGACAAGCATTACTGATAAATACAAGATAGTGCGTTCCCAACCTCAAATTATGGAATTTTTACCTAAGCAAATGAGTAAGGCATATGGGTTAAACATTTTACTAAAGCATTTTGATTTAGACTTTAGTAATTTGATGGCTTTCGGGGATGCTGAAAATGACTTAGAAATGTTACAAGAAGCACAAGTAGGTGTGGCTATGGAGAATGCCTCCGCAGCCATTAAAAAAGCTGCTGACGCCACTACATTGGACAATGACAGCGATGGAGTAGCGGCATACTTAATTAAATACTTTGCTTTATAA
- the spx gene encoding transcriptional regulator Spx — protein sequence MLNLYVAPSSASSRKARAWLQAHKIAFKERNINSNPLSGDEVKQILRLTENGSEDIISTRSKIFKKLNVDFDSLSLSKLVDLVVKYPDLIKRPIVFDDKRLEVGYNEEEIRRFLPRSIRETELKELESQLEA from the coding sequence ATGTTAAACCTTTACGTAGCACCAAGTAGTGCTTCCAGTCGTAAAGCTAGAGCTTGGTTACAAGCTCATAAAATTGCATTTAAAGAAAGAAACATTAATTCAAATCCGTTAAGTGGGGATGAAGTTAAGCAAATTCTTCGTCTAACTGAAAACGGAAGTGAAGATATTATTTCGACCCGTTCCAAAATTTTTAAAAAACTAAATGTTGATTTTGATAGCTTATCGCTTTCAAAATTAGTAGATTTAGTAGTGAAGTATCCGGATTTAATTAAGCGTCCTATTGTCTTTGACGATAAACGCTTGGAAGTGGGATACAACGAGGAAGAAATTCGTCGTTTCTTGCCCCGTTCCATTCGTGAGACTGAATTAAAAGAATTGGAATCACAATTGGAAGCTTAA
- a CDS encoding histidine phosphatase family protein → MIKFNLYVVRHGQTYFNIFNRLQGWSNSPLTEKGIEGAKDTAKKLANIKFSAAFCSDTTRAMHTAQIILDANKAGSVDQPLTSPLLREEFYGYYEGNDMPQTWYVAGAPHGLPTFKDIVNKYSIGKAKDYLKEADPFHMAEDNEEYWTRWNKGLDFIRSDKNIHDGDNVLLISHGNAVLSLVERFGKGKYDVTERPANGSLTKLEITDNDAEVTGYNIQ, encoded by the coding sequence ATTATCAAATTTAATCTATATGTGGTAAGACATGGACAAACTTATTTTAATATTTTCAATCGTTTACAAGGATGGAGTAATTCACCTTTAACCGAAAAAGGAATTGAAGGGGCAAAAGACACTGCAAAAAAGTTAGCAAATATTAAATTTAGCGCAGCATTTTGTAGTGATACTACTCGTGCTATGCACACTGCCCAAATTATCCTAGATGCTAATAAAGCCGGTTCAGTGGATCAACCCTTAACCTCTCCTTTATTACGAGAAGAATTCTATGGATATTATGAGGGAAATGACATGCCACAAACTTGGTATGTAGCAGGGGCACCTCATGGTCTACCTACCTTCAAAGATATCGTAAATAAGTATTCAATTGGTAAAGCCAAGGATTATTTAAAAGAAGCTGATCCTTTCCATATGGCAGAAGATAACGAAGAATACTGGACTAGATGGAATAAGGGATTAGATTTTATTCGTTCAGATAAAAATATTCATGATGGCGATAACGTGTTACTAATTAGTCACGGTAACGCAGTATTGAGTTTAGTAGAACGCTTCGGAAAAGGTAAGTACGATGTTACAGAACGTCCCGCTAATGGAAGCTTAACTAAGTTAGAAATTACCGATAACGATGCTGAAGTTACCGGCTACAACATTCAATAA
- a CDS encoding potassium channel family protein, whose translation MRSFKNPHVELIYDIFIVFIAIFSVALVGLDYLHVINIYHGGLALAYYSIWIFYIIDYIVGLALAKNHKRFLLETSLDLISLIPAHPIFVVFRLYRVIRIIRYYNLFWKFGWDGRFTGGLHRFIYDTGFIYLFSISIVILIFSALIYSHFEQHNLSTSLWWAITTATTVGYGDISPQTVGGKLIAGFLMFGGIGFIGLLTSTITDFFTHGENDATDDKIDKLTEQIELLTKEVHSLQKEVHKKSTPKKGAKKK comes from the coding sequence ATGCGATCTTTTAAAAATCCGCACGTAGAATTAATCTATGATATTTTCATTGTCTTTATAGCAATATTTTCAGTTGCTTTAGTCGGGTTAGATTACCTACATGTAATCAATATTTATCACGGCGGTCTAGCACTTGCTTATTACAGCATTTGGATTTTTTATATTATCGACTATATCGTAGGTCTAGCACTTGCTAAGAATCATAAAAGATTTTTACTAGAAACCTCCTTAGATTTAATTTCGCTAATCCCTGCCCATCCCATTTTTGTAGTATTTCGACTTTATCGAGTAATTCGTATTATTCGTTACTACAATCTATTTTGGAAATTCGGCTGGGACGGTAGATTTACCGGCGGACTACACCGTTTTATCTACGATACTGGTTTTATCTATTTATTTTCCATTAGTATCGTTATTCTAATCTTTAGTGCGTTAATTTATTCGCATTTTGAGCAACATAATCTATCCACTTCATTATGGTGGGCCATTACCACTGCTACTACGGTAGGTTACGGAGATATTTCTCCGCAAACCGTGGGTGGTAAATTAATCGCCGGTTTTCTAATGTTTGGTGGAATTGGTTTTATTGGTTTGTTAACTTCCACGATTACCGATTTCTTCACTCATGGAGAAAACGATGCCACTGACGATAAAATTGATAAATTAACCGAACAAATTGAACTTTTAACTAAAGAAGTTCATTCTCTACAAAAAGAAGTCCACAAAAAAAGCACCCCGAAAAAGGGTGCCAAAAAGAAATAA
- a CDS encoding bifunctional metallophosphatase/5'-nucleotidase: MKINLLETSDTHGFLFPTNYVNFHDNKPFGVLRCATALKQLKNKLDNVITIDNGDFLEGSALAYFVAKIQEEGAPCPIDIAFNEMHYNFGILGNHEFNYGQKYLRNTIAECNRQFLCANIVDDNHQPTYGKPYVIKNINGVKVGFLGLTTQGTTKWEKKENLAGLHFLSARDTAAKYLPEMRKQANINVVMYHGGIERDKNGNATEVQTGENETYALLKTVPGIDAIITGHQHRKIADYILGVPVIQPGHRGEYIGHIQLDVQKNNQGKYYVADSDVELLPTKDYDVDSKLADDLSDIQAKINHWLDEPMAHIEGSMEFDDAFAARLNKNSFVQFIQNIQMRTMGVDLSATALFNDEAHGFENPITMRNIITNYVYPNSLAVLKITGADLKQAMETSAKYFDYRDGHITINRDYIFPKAKHYNYDMYEGVNYTINVAKPVGHRIEGLTYHGKPVDDDQELKIALNVYRAVGGGNFQMFNQDKILRSDDHMMSQLIADYLRQHKVIKAENNHNFKVIYRP; this comes from the coding sequence ATGAAAATAAATCTATTAGAAACTAGTGACACACATGGTTTTTTGTTTCCCACTAACTATGTGAATTTTCACGATAACAAGCCCTTTGGAGTGTTGCGATGTGCTACCGCACTAAAACAACTAAAAAATAAATTAGATAACGTTATCACCATCGATAATGGCGATTTCTTGGAAGGTTCCGCACTAGCTTATTTTGTAGCTAAAATTCAAGAAGAAGGTGCCCCTTGCCCTATCGATATAGCTTTTAATGAAATGCATTATAATTTCGGTATCTTAGGTAATCACGAATTTAATTATGGACAAAAATATTTGAGAAATACTATCGCCGAATGTAATCGCCAATTTTTATGCGCTAATATTGTAGATGATAACCACCAACCCACCTATGGCAAGCCTTATGTTATTAAGAACATCAACGGGGTAAAGGTGGGCTTTCTAGGTCTTACTACACAAGGTACTACTAAGTGGGAAAAGAAAGAAAATCTAGCCGGACTACACTTCCTATCAGCACGCGATACTGCTGCTAAATACCTACCAGAAATGCGTAAACAAGCTAACATCAATGTAGTTATGTATCACGGTGGAATCGAACGTGATAAAAATGGTAATGCCACTGAAGTACAAACTGGCGAAAATGAAACATATGCCCTACTAAAAACTGTTCCGGGTATCGACGCCATCATTACTGGCCACCAACACCGCAAAATTGCTGATTACATCCTAGGTGTGCCAGTTATCCAACCCGGTCATCGTGGTGAATACATAGGACACATTCAATTAGATGTGCAAAAAAACAATCAAGGAAAATACTACGTAGCTGACAGTGACGTGGAACTATTACCTACCAAAGACTATGACGTAGATAGTAAATTAGCTGATGATTTATCAGATATACAAGCTAAAATTAATCACTGGTTAGATGAACCTATGGCACACATCGAAGGTTCCATGGAATTCGATGATGCGTTTGCCGCGCGTCTAAACAAAAACAGTTTCGTACAATTTATTCAAAACATTCAAATGCGTACTATGGGAGTAGATTTATCCGCTACCGCTTTATTTAACGATGAAGCTCACGGTTTTGAAAATCCTATTACCATGCGCAATATTATCACTAACTATGTTTACCCTAACAGTTTAGCCGTACTTAAAATCACCGGTGCCGATCTAAAACAAGCTATGGAAACTAGTGCTAAATATTTTGATTATCGTGATGGTCATATCACTATTAATCGTGATTATATTTTTCCTAAAGCTAAGCATTACAATTACGATATGTACGAAGGTGTTAACTACACTATCAACGTAGCTAAACCCGTGGGTCACCGTATTGAGGGCTTAACTTATCACGGAAAGCCCGTCGATGATGACCAAGAACTAAAGATTGCGTTAAATGTTTACCGCGCCGTCGGTGGTGGGAACTTCCAAATGTTTAACCAAGATAAAATCTTACGTTCTGACGATCATATGATGAGTCAATTAATCGCTGATTACCTTCGTCAACACAAAGTAATTAAAGCCGAAAATAACCACAACTTTAAAGTTATTTACCGTCCTTAA